The Elstera cyanobacteriorum genome includes a region encoding these proteins:
- the hemA gene encoding 5-aminolevulinate synthase, producing the protein MQYEDFFAAQVATLKREGRYRVFADLERMAGRFPLALYHGPAGPREVTVWCSNDYLGMGQHETVRAAMHGAIDRLGTGAGGTRNIAGTTHEHVLLEQTLAELHGKQAALVFTSGYVANETSLATLGRMLPNAVIFSDALNHNSMIAGIKNSGAEKHVFRHNDPADLEAKLKQVDPSRPKIIAFESVYSMDGDISPIETFCDIADAHGAFTYLDEVHAVGMYGNRGGGVAQERGLEHRLHLIQGTLGKAFGMVGGYVAGSAAMVDFIRSNAPGFIFTTALPPVIAAGARASIRHLMTSDAERLAQRDRVALVKRRLAAVGLPVMDSESHIVPVMIGDASLAKQVTDLLLERHDIYVQPINYPTVPRGTERIRITPGPLHTDAMVDRLISALLDVWQVLELKKQAA; encoded by the coding sequence ATGCAGTACGAAGACTTCTTTGCGGCCCAGGTCGCAACCTTGAAACGGGAAGGGCGCTATCGCGTCTTCGCCGATCTGGAACGGATGGCCGGGCGCTTTCCGTTGGCTTTGTACCACGGACCGGCAGGCCCGCGCGAAGTCACGGTCTGGTGTTCCAACGATTACCTCGGCATGGGGCAGCACGAAACCGTGCGCGCGGCCATGCATGGGGCGATTGATCGGCTGGGCACCGGGGCGGGCGGCACGCGCAATATCGCCGGGACCACTCACGAACACGTGCTGCTAGAACAAACCTTGGCCGAATTACACGGCAAGCAGGCGGCGCTGGTCTTCACCTCCGGCTATGTCGCCAATGAAACCAGCCTCGCCACCCTGGGGCGGATGCTGCCGAATGCAGTGATTTTCTCCGACGCGCTGAACCATAATTCGATGATTGCGGGGATTAAGAATTCGGGGGCAGAAAAGCATGTGTTCCGCCACAATGACCCCGCCGATCTCGAGGCCAAGTTGAAGCAGGTCGATCCCAGCCGCCCGAAGATTATCGCGTTTGAAAGCGTCTATTCGATGGATGGCGACATCTCGCCCATCGAAACCTTCTGCGATATTGCCGACGCCCATGGCGCCTTCACCTATCTCGACGAAGTACACGCTGTTGGCATGTATGGCAATCGGGGCGGCGGGGTGGCGCAGGAACGCGGGCTTGAGCATCGGCTGCACCTGATCCAAGGCACGCTTGGCAAGGCCTTCGGCATGGTCGGGGGCTATGTCGCCGGGTCGGCGGCGATGGTGGATTTCATCCGCTCCAACGCGCCGGGCTTTATTTTCACCACCGCCCTGCCGCCGGTGATCGCTGCCGGGGCGCGCGCGTCGATCCGCCATCTGATGACCAGTGACGCCGAGCGCCTCGCCCAGCGCGACCGGGTGGCCCTGGTCAAGCGCCGTCTGGCGGCGGTCGGCCTGCCGGTGATGGACAGTGAAAGCCATATCGTTCCGGTGATGATCGGCGATGCCAGCCTTGCCAAGCAAGTGACCGATCTCTTGCTGGAACGGCATGATATTTACGTTCAGCCGATCAATTACCCCACCGTCCCGCGCGGCACCGAACGCATCCGCATCACCCCGGGCCCGCTCCATACGGATGCGATGGTGGACCGGCTGATTAGCGCCTTGCTGGACGTTTGGCAGGTGCTCGAGTTGAAAAAACAGGCGGCGTAG
- a CDS encoding alginate lyase family protein — protein sequence MRRARAIRVALLLVALAGAGCAAAPPSTPSLSPLRAAEPTRAVGGATTQKPILACTQPPAPVRDIIARKFYTDAANSLPDPAIIAANRDSLKPLNDFSAQVQKLAENALLSGNPTPARCAVTWLAAWAKGDAMLGRMEEAVQAGYERKWQLVALALPYLMIRDIPTVCPSDNADCMAINRWFVTLAAAVQPPYEDARRSRPSNTSARNNHQNWAGAAVMLAAIAANDRALFDWAAQRFRYGLAEIQDDGTLPLEVARGRRAAHYHSFALAPLLIMAEELRANGIALTPADQDRLKRLADRVRLDLADPGFMAAKAGVAQESSLLANGKIGSDRLIWAEAWYDLSRDPAVVPLLAPNRPLSVRSFGGTWTLFFGAALP from the coding sequence ATGCGTCGGGCCAGGGCCATCCGGGTAGCCTTGCTGCTTGTGGCCTTGGCGGGGGCCGGATGTGCTGCCGCCCCACCGTCCACGCCCTCCCTCTCGCCCTTGCGCGCAGCCGAGCCGACGCGCGCGGTTGGGGGTGCGACGACGCAAAAACCGATTCTGGCCTGCACGCAGCCACCCGCGCCTGTGCGGGATATTATTGCCCGAAAATTCTACACCGACGCCGCCAATAGCCTCCCCGATCCGGCGATCATCGCGGCGAACCGCGACAGTCTCAAGCCGTTGAACGATTTTTCTGCTCAAGTCCAAAAACTGGCCGAGAACGCACTGCTGTCGGGGAACCCTACCCCGGCCCGCTGCGCGGTAACCTGGCTCGCCGCTTGGGCTAAGGGCGACGCGATGCTGGGGCGGATGGAAGAGGCGGTACAGGCGGGCTATGAGCGTAAATGGCAGTTGGTCGCCCTCGCCCTACCCTATCTGATGATCCGGGACATCCCGACCGTTTGCCCGAGCGATAACGCCGATTGCATGGCAATCAACCGCTGGTTCGTCACCCTCGCCGCCGCCGTTCAACCGCCTTACGAAGACGCGCGCCGCAGCCGCCCGAGCAATACGTCTGCCCGCAATAATCATCAGAACTGGGCGGGCGCCGCCGTGATGCTGGCCGCCATCGCCGCGAATGATCGAGCGCTGTTCGACTGGGCGGCCCAGCGCTTCCGCTACGGGCTAGCCGAAATTCAGGATGATGGCACGCTGCCGCTGGAAGTCGCCCGGGGCCGACGCGCCGCCCATTATCACAGTTTCGCGCTGGCCCCGCTGCTGATCATGGCGGAGGAGTTGCGGGCAAACGGCATTGCCCTGACCCCGGCGGACCAGGACCGGCTGAAGCGCCTGGCCGACCGCGTGCGGCTCGATTTAGCCGATCCGGGGTTCATGGCGGCAAAAGCTGGGGTTGCACAAGAAAGCAGCCTGCTTGCCAATGGGAAAATCGGGTCGGACCGGCTGATCTGGGCGGAGGCTTGGTACGACCTCAGCCGCGATCCAGCGGTCGTCCCGCTGCTCGCCCCGAACCGCCCGCTGTCGGTGCGCAGCTTCGGCGGCACCTGGACGCTGTTTTTCGGGGCGGCCCTGCCCTAA
- a CDS encoding MFS transporter yields MGRDGLFYGAQFLARLADQILLFLVPLIVFQMTGSIGWSGVAFFIETLPRYIAFPIVGILTDRLPAYPLIRWSQGLRALACLLGSLGAVAVGGIVWLLLLSAICGVLTMQAWIAREAILPKLFPGKRLETILSSTQIADQLGIVLGPMVAAGMLMVIPWEAAVAATAALFLLADQAMLMWWRRVKPVLEDPKPAAEAWFRPLQTAFGHIWTVPGLKLTIFLAVGVNLVLGVTLATTAALVTGAFAQSETVFGLLQAAGAVATVAILAWIARSTLAVERMGALGYGLIAVGGVLTALAPHPALYALGYLLVVGFDKMFAVYMRSLRQRLIPTQDFGKTTGVMVMLNNLSQPLAGALVGFTQGPAEARSLILAISIAAMISGALAFIAVRRAAAQKA; encoded by the coding sequence ATGGGGCGGGACGGTTTATTTTACGGCGCGCAGTTTCTCGCCCGGTTGGCCGATCAGATTCTGCTGTTCCTCGTCCCGCTGATCGTTTTCCAGATGACTGGCAGCATCGGCTGGTCCGGGGTGGCGTTTTTCATTGAAACCCTGCCGCGCTATATCGCTTTCCCCATCGTCGGTATCCTGACCGATCGGCTGCCCGCCTATCCCTTGATCCGCTGGAGCCAGGGGCTGCGCGCGCTTGCCTGTCTGCTCGGCAGTCTGGGGGCAGTGGCGGTCGGCGGGATCGTCTGGCTGTTGCTGCTCTCCGCCATCTGTGGGGTGCTGACCATGCAGGCCTGGATCGCCCGGGAAGCGATTTTGCCGAAGCTGTTCCCGGGCAAGCGGCTGGAGACGATCCTGTCCTCCACCCAGATTGCCGACCAACTCGGGATCGTTTTGGGGCCGATGGTCGCGGCGGGAATGCTGATGGTCATTCCCTGGGAAGCGGCGGTTGCGGCGACGGCGGCGCTGTTCCTATTGGCCGATCAAGCGATGCTTATGTGGTGGCGACGGGTCAAGCCAGTGCTAGAAGACCCGAAACCGGCGGCAGAAGCCTGGTTCCGCCCGCTGCAAACCGCCTTCGGCCATATTTGGACCGTGCCGGGGCTGAAGCTGACGATCTTTCTCGCGGTCGGCGTCAATCTGGTGCTGGGGGTGACCTTGGCCACCACGGCGGCGCTGGTGACCGGCGCCTTTGCTCAGTCCGAAACAGTTTTTGGCCTGCTGCAAGCGGCGGGGGCGGTGGCGACGGTGGCGATCCTTGCGTGGATCGCCCGCAGTACGCTGGCGGTGGAGCGGATGGGCGCCCTCGGTTATGGGTTGATCGCCGTGGGGGGCGTGCTGACGGCGCTGGCACCGCATCCGGCCCTGTATGCCCTTGGGTATCTGCTGGTCGTCGGCTTCGATAAAATGTTCGCCGTTTATATGCGCAGCCTGCGCCAGCGGCTGATCCCGACGCAGGATTTCGGTAAGACCACCGGGGTGATGGTGATGCTGAACAACCTCTCGCAGCCCTTGGCGGGCGCCCTGGTGGGCTTTACGCAAGGGCCGGCGGAAGCGCGCAGCCTGATCTTAGCGATTTCCATCGCTGCGATGATAAGCGGCGCGCTGGCCTTCATCGCCGTGCGGCGCGCGGCAGCCCAAAAGGCTTAG
- a CDS encoding cation diffusion facilitator family transporter has product MTSPADRNQYRWAQRATEAAVLTALVLIGLKTWAYFATGAVTMLSSLMDSSLDCVASLVTLLAVRGAHRPADKEHRFGHGKLEPLAGLAQSAFIMGSASLLLMEAVQRFITPQPVQVPAIGIGVSVAAMVITLALVSFQRWVLTRAPSLAVEGDRLHYLSDLLTNAIVLFGLWASDFFALPWLDPLLGLVIGAIVVRSAIDIGLRAYQGLMDREVSDAVRQKIIAIVRAAPGFAGAHDLRTRESGPDLFIQFHLELPDTLPLVDAHQISHDIEARLLAEFPRAQIIIHQDPISVVRPDLRNSVA; this is encoded by the coding sequence ATGACCAGTCCCGCCGACCGTAACCAGTATCGCTGGGCGCAACGGGCGACCGAAGCAGCCGTGCTGACCGCCTTAGTGCTCATCGGTCTTAAAACCTGGGCCTATTTCGCCACCGGCGCGGTTACGATGCTGTCGAGCTTGATGGATTCATCGCTGGACTGCGTCGCCTCCCTGGTCACGCTGCTGGCGGTGCGCGGGGCGCACCGCCCGGCGGATAAGGAGCATCGCTTCGGGCATGGCAAGCTGGAGCCGCTGGCTGGGCTGGCGCAATCAGCCTTCATCATGGGGTCGGCTAGCCTGCTGCTGATGGAAGCGGTGCAGCGCTTCATCACGCCGCAGCCGGTGCAGGTGCCCGCCATCGGTATCGGCGTGTCGGTCGCGGCGATGGTCATCACCCTCGCGCTGGTGTCGTTTCAGCGCTGGGTGCTGACCCGCGCCCCGTCGCTGGCGGTAGAGGGCGACCGGCTGCATTACCTGTCCGATCTACTAACCAACGCCATCGTGCTGTTCGGTCTTTGGGCCAGCGATTTCTTTGCGCTGCCCTGGCTCGATCCGCTGCTCGGGCTGGTGATTGGGGCGATTGTCGTGCGCAGCGCCATCGATATCGGCTTACGCGCCTATCAGGGACTGATGGACCGCGAAGTGTCGGACGCGGTGCGCCAGAAAATTATCGCCATCGTTCGGGCGGCACCGGGGTTTGCTGGGGCGCATGATCTGCGCACCCGCGAATCCGGGCCAGATTTATTTATCCAGTTTCATCTCGAACTGCCCGATACGCTGCCCCTGGTCGATGCCCATCAGATCAGCCACGACATCGAAGCCCGGCTGCTGGCGGAGTTTCCGCGCGCCCAGATTATTATTCACCAAGACCCGATCAGCGTCGTTCGGCCCGATCTGCGCAACTCCGTCGCCTGA
- the pdxH gene encoding pyridoxamine 5'-phosphate oxidase, whose translation MLIDRPISAVALTAQTDPFLQFAQWFDAAAGREVNDPNAMSLATVGADGRPSVRIVLLKGFDADGFVFYTNTQSRKGGELLANPFCALTFHWKTLERQVRIEGKAALVSDAEADSYYHSRPHGSQIGAWASEQSRPLPDRATLEARVAEMEQRYPEGAVPRPPHWTGFRVVPDRVEFWQGMPYRLHDRMVYERDGAGWSTHRLYP comes from the coding sequence ATGCTGATCGACCGCCCGATTTCCGCCGTCGCCTTAACGGCGCAGACGGATCCCTTCCTCCAGTTCGCGCAATGGTTCGACGCGGCGGCGGGCCGCGAGGTCAATGATCCGAATGCCATGTCGTTGGCGACGGTGGGGGCGGATGGGCGCCCGTCGGTCCGTATCGTGCTGCTGAAGGGGTTCGATGCCGATGGGTTCGTGTTTTACACCAATACCCAGTCGCGCAAAGGCGGGGAACTGCTCGCGAACCCTTTCTGTGCCTTGACCTTTCATTGGAAAACACTGGAACGGCAGGTGCGGATTGAAGGGAAGGCCGCCCTGGTCTCGGATGCCGAAGCCGATAGCTACTACCATTCCCGCCCGCATGGTAGCCAGATTGGCGCCTGGGCGTCGGAACAATCCCGCCCGCTGCCGGATCGCGCCACCTTGGAAGCGCGGGTTGCCGAGATGGAGCAGCGCTACCCTGAAGGCGCCGTGCCGCGCCCGCCCCATTGGACCGGCTTCCGGGTGGTGCCCGACCGGGTAGAATTCTGGCAAGGCATGCCCTATCGCCTGCACGACCGGATGGTGTATGAGCGGGACGGGGCAGGATGGAGCACCCATCGGCTCTATCCATAA
- a CDS encoding DnaJ C-terminal domain-containing protein — protein sequence MRDPYEVLGVPRSADADAIKSAYRKLAKQYHPDLNPGDKAIESKFKEISAAHDLLSDPDKRARYDRGEIDADGNDKPRARRPGGAGFGGFGGFGGFNQRSGPFDFDADDIFDGFRGRGSAGGAGKRRGADVSYGLTVDFVTAANGGKRRVTTADGRTLDVNIPPGTEDGTKLRLRGQGQPGFGGGPEGDAFIEIHVDAHPHFVAKGKDIHLEVPITLQEAILGASVTVPTVDGRVAVKVPRGSNSGSTLRLRGKGIPGKDGGRGDQYVKLVVMLPEKLDPELASFLEKWGPKNPYEVRSKLNGLG from the coding sequence ATGCGCGATCCTTACGAGGTTTTAGGCGTCCCGCGATCGGCGGATGCGGACGCGATCAAAAGCGCCTATCGCAAACTGGCTAAGCAATATCACCCGGACCTCAATCCGGGCGATAAGGCGATTGAAAGCAAGTTTAAGGAAATTTCCGCCGCGCACGATCTTCTGTCCGACCCCGATAAGCGCGCGCGCTATGACCGGGGCGAAATCGATGCGGACGGGAACGATAAGCCGCGTGCGCGCCGCCCCGGTGGGGCGGGGTTTGGTGGCTTCGGTGGTTTTGGCGGCTTTAACCAACGCTCCGGCCCGTTCGATTTCGATGCCGATGATATTTTCGACGGATTTCGGGGACGCGGGTCGGCGGGCGGTGCGGGTAAGCGCCGGGGCGCCGATGTGTCCTATGGGCTAACGGTCGATTTCGTCACCGCCGCGAATGGCGGGAAGCGCCGCGTGACCACTGCGGACGGGCGAACGCTAGACGTGAATATTCCCCCCGGCACCGAAGATGGTACCAAGCTGCGCCTGCGCGGCCAGGGCCAGCCGGGGTTCGGCGGCGGGCCGGAGGGCGACGCTTTTATCGAAATCCATGTGGACGCTCATCCGCATTTCGTCGCGAAGGGTAAAGATATTCACCTAGAGGTGCCGATTACCTTGCAGGAAGCCATCCTGGGCGCCTCCGTCACCGTGCCGACCGTTGACGGGCGCGTGGCGGTAAAAGTGCCGCGCGGCTCCAACTCTGGCAGCACCTTGCGCCTGCGCGGCAAAGGGATTCCGGGTAAGGACGGTGGGCGCGGCGATCAATACGTCAAGCTCGTGGTGATGCTGCCGGAAAAGCTTGATCCCGAACTCGCCAGCTTCCTCGAAAAATGGGGGCCGAAAAACCCCTATGAAGTGCGCAGCAAGCTGAATGGCCTCGGCTGA
- a CDS encoding bactofilin family protein translates to MIFRRPKKANVPEEEASTGPASPDLQSVAPEGDGQGEAEAVSTPAPVAPPAPALSPKFEGTRKMPDYPTPSASVPPLGPSLSAPGQAPRRAAVPAVPSPGGRPEQEGKRLTVGKDISLSGEINSCDILTVEGRVDASLIGGRVIEVADGGFFKGNAEIDVAEIAGTYEGDLTVREKLTIRATGQIKGRIRYRKIEIDLGGTIIGEMELLQG, encoded by the coding sequence GTGATTTTTCGCCGTCCCAAGAAGGCTAATGTCCCGGAAGAAGAGGCTTCGACCGGTCCCGCGAGCCCCGATCTGCAAAGCGTCGCCCCGGAAGGGGATGGGCAGGGGGAGGCCGAGGCAGTAAGCACCCCGGCCCCCGTTGCGCCGCCCGCCCCGGCGCTCTCCCCGAAATTCGAAGGTACTCGGAAAATGCCAGACTATCCTACCCCGTCCGCCAGCGTTCCGCCGCTCGGCCCGTCGCTCAGCGCGCCGGGTCAAGCCCCGCGCCGCGCCGCTGTTCCTGCCGTTCCGTCGCCCGGCGGCCGCCCGGAGCAGGAAGGCAAGCGCCTGACCGTTGGCAAGGACATCAGCCTATCGGGCGAGATTAATTCCTGCGATATTCTGACCGTCGAGGGCCGGGTCGATGCCTCCCTGATTGGGGGGCGGGTGATCGAGGTGGCGGACGGCGGCTTCTTCAAAGGGAATGCCGAAATCGACGTGGCCGAAATCGCCGGAACTTATGAGGGTGATCTGACCGTCCGGGAAAAGCTGACGATCCGGGCGACCGGCCAGATCAAAGGCCGCATTCGCTATCGCAAGATCGAAATCGACCTTGGTGGCACGATCATCGGCGAGATGGAACTGTTGCAGGGCTGA
- a CDS encoding EI24 domain-containing protein: MISALLLAFRQLPDPKIRGVLIQSVLVALTVLIVLTVVVIIGVGALGATGIVWLDWLLGVLGGLVSATGAWLLFPVVVVALTSLFTDRVAAAVEAKHYPHLPRARDIPLAEEIRGALSLLAKGVLLNIVILPLYLLAGPVAPFIFYAANGLLLGRDYFQSIALRRLSLPEAQAIAKRQQGRIWAAGAVLALLGSLPFVNLLVPILATAFMIHLFEHLRQRGAF; the protein is encoded by the coding sequence GTGATTTCAGCCCTTCTGCTGGCCTTCCGCCAGCTTCCCGACCCGAAAATCCGGGGCGTTTTGATCCAATCGGTGCTGGTGGCACTCACTGTGCTGATTGTGCTGACCGTCGTGGTGATTATCGGCGTGGGGGCGCTGGGGGCGACCGGGATTGTGTGGCTCGATTGGCTTTTGGGGGTTTTGGGCGGTTTGGTCAGTGCCACCGGCGCCTGGCTTTTGTTTCCGGTCGTGGTCGTCGCGCTGACGTCGCTGTTCACCGACCGGGTGGCGGCGGCGGTGGAGGCCAAGCATTATCCGCACCTGCCCCGGGCGCGGGATATTCCGCTCGCCGAGGAAATTCGCGGCGCCCTAAGCCTGCTCGCCAAAGGCGTGCTGCTGAATATTGTTATTCTGCCGCTCTACCTGCTGGCGGGGCCGGTGGCGCCGTTCATTTTTTATGCGGCGAATGGCTTGCTGCTGGGGCGGGACTATTTCCAGTCCATCGCCTTGCGTCGCCTGTCTTTGCCGGAAGCGCAGGCCATCGCTAAGCGCCAGCAGGGGCGCATCTGGGCGGCGGGGGCAGTGCTGGCGCTGCTGGGATCGTTACCTTTCGTCAATCTTTTGGTGCCAATTCTGGCAACCGCCTTTATGATCCACCTGTTTGAACATCTGCGGCAGCGGGGCGCTTTTTAA
- a CDS encoding adenosine kinase: protein MSGAPLEVVGIGNAIVDVLARVEDEFLEQVGLVKGSMTLVDAGQAAKIYSLLPPAVEISGGSAGNTIAGVASLGGRAAYIGKVKADQLGAVFRHDMLATGARFVTPAASEGAATARSMILVTPDAQRTMVTFLGACVTLGPDDLDRDAIAEAEITYMEGYLFDPPQAQKAFYEAAALAHAHGRRVALTLSDSFCVHRHGTAFRDLIENHIDILFANEAELLALTLETDFDRAVAALKGKVSIAACTRSEKGSVILSGEETVSVAIHPVGKVVDTTGAGDLYAAGFLLGVARTMAPADCARLGSLCAGEVISHIGARPQVNLKKLALTELPDLAPALNLPA from the coding sequence ATGAGCGGTGCGCCGTTGGAAGTGGTTGGGATCGGCAATGCCATTGTCGACGTTCTTGCCCGGGTAGAAGATGAGTTTCTGGAACAGGTCGGCCTCGTTAAAGGCTCGATGACCCTGGTCGATGCCGGTCAGGCCGCCAAAATCTATTCTCTGCTGCCGCCTGCCGTAGAAATTTCCGGCGGGTCGGCGGGCAATACGATTGCCGGGGTCGCCTCGCTGGGCGGGCGCGCCGCTTACATCGGCAAAGTAAAGGCCGACCAGCTTGGTGCCGTGTTCCGCCACGATATGCTGGCCACCGGCGCCCGCTTCGTCACCCCCGCCGCGTCGGAGGGCGCCGCAACGGCGCGCAGCATGATCCTGGTGACACCGGACGCCCAGCGCACGATGGTCACCTTCCTGGGTGCCTGCGTGACCCTGGGGCCGGACGATCTCGACCGCGATGCGATTGCCGAAGCCGAAATCACCTATATGGAAGGCTATCTGTTCGACCCGCCGCAAGCGCAGAAGGCCTTTTACGAGGCCGCCGCCCTGGCCCATGCCCACGGCCGCCGCGTGGCGCTAACCCTGTCGGATAGTTTTTGCGTCCATCGCCACGGCACCGCTTTCCGTGACCTGATCGAAAACCACATCGACATTCTGTTCGCCAACGAAGCCGAACTGCTGGCCCTGACGCTGGAAACCGATTTCGACCGCGCGGTCGCCGCCCTGAAGGGCAAGGTGAGCATCGCCGCCTGCACCCGGTCGGAAAAAGGCTCGGTGATCCTGAGCGGCGAGGAGACGGTTTCGGTCGCGATCCACCCGGTCGGCAAAGTCGTCGATACCACCGGCGCCGGCGATCTCTATGCCGCCGGCTTCCTGCTGGGCGTTGCCCGCACGATGGCGCCCGCCGATTGCGCCCGCTTGGGCAGCCTGTGTGCTGGGGAAGTGATTTCCCACATCGGCGCCCGCCCGCAAGTGAACCTGAAGAAACTGGCCCTGACGGAACTGCCCGATCTGGCCCCCGCCCTTAACCTTCCTGCGTGA
- the typA gene encoding translational GTPase TypA: MERRNLAIIAHVDHGKTTLVDKLLAQSGTFRANQQVAERAMDSNDLERERGITILAKCTSVEWKGVRLNIVDTPGHADFGGEVERILSMVDGVVVLVDAAEGPMPQTKFVTSKALRLGLRPIVVINKVDRPDARVHEVHDMVFDLFASLDATDEQLDFPTLFASGRNGWAVDDLEKAPGDSLEPLFDLIVKHIPAPTVNKDAPFAMLATLIHADPYLGRVLTGRVASGIGKLNMAVKALNRAGETLEQGRLSKLMAFRGLERVPVEEVEAGDIISIAGLTAATVADTICALECTEALEAQPIDPPTLAMTFSVNDSPLAGREGDKVTSRMIRDRLMQEAEGNVAIRITESDSKDSFEVAGRGELQLGVLIETMRREGFELSISRPRVLFKTDEATGERLEPQEEVVIDVDEEYAGVVVEKLGTRRGEMTEMRPSGGGKTRMVFLVPSRGLIGYQGEFLTDTRGTGIMAKLFHSYVPHKGPMPERRNGVLISNGQGSAVAYALWNLEDRGPMFIDPGVDIYEGMIIGEHTRDNDLEVNALRAKQLTNVRASGKDEAVRLTPPRLMSLEQAISYISSDELVEVTPKAIRLRKKLLDPNDRKRAAKQKEDA, encoded by the coding sequence ATGGAACGCCGTAACCTCGCTATTATCGCCCACGTCGACCATGGGAAGACCACCCTTGTCGATAAGCTGCTCGCCCAATCCGGTACCTTCCGCGCCAACCAGCAGGTTGCCGAGCGCGCGATGGACAGCAACGATCTGGAACGCGAACGCGGGATCACCATTCTCGCCAAATGTACGTCGGTCGAATGGAAGGGCGTCCGCCTGAACATCGTCGATACGCCGGGCCACGCCGATTTCGGCGGCGAAGTCGAACGCATCCTCTCGATGGTGGATGGCGTCGTCGTGCTGGTCGATGCCGCCGAAGGCCCGATGCCGCAGACCAAATTCGTGACCAGCAAGGCGCTGCGTCTTGGCCTGCGCCCCATCGTCGTCATCAACAAGGTCGACCGGCCCGATGCCCGCGTGCATGAAGTGCACGATATGGTGTTCGACCTGTTTGCCTCGCTGGATGCGACCGACGAGCAGCTCGACTTCCCCACCCTCTTCGCTTCGGGCCGCAACGGCTGGGCCGTCGATGATCTGGAAAAGGCCCCGGGCGATAGCCTGGAGCCGCTGTTCGACCTGATCGTGAAGCATATCCCGGCGCCGACGGTGAATAAGGATGCGCCGTTTGCCATGCTGGCCACGCTGATCCACGCCGATCCGTACCTCGGGCGCGTGCTGACCGGGCGCGTTGCCTCGGGCATCGGTAAGCTGAACATGGCCGTGAAGGCGCTGAACCGCGCGGGCGAAACCCTGGAACAGGGCCGCCTGTCGAAGCTGATGGCCTTCCGCGGGCTGGAGCGGGTGCCGGTCGAAGAAGTGGAAGCCGGGGATATTATCTCCATCGCCGGTCTCACCGCCGCCACCGTCGCCGATACCATCTGCGCGCTTGAGTGCACCGAAGCGCTGGAAGCCCAGCCGATCGACCCGCCGACCCTCGCCATGACCTTCTCGGTCAACGATTCGCCGCTGGCGGGCCGCGAAGGCGATAAGGTGACGAGCCGCATGATCCGCGACCGTCTGATGCAGGAAGCCGAAGGCAATGTCGCCATCCGCATCACCGAATCGGACAGCAAGGACTCGTTCGAAGTCGCGGGCCGTGGCGAACTGCAACTCGGCGTGCTGATCGAAACCATGCGCCGCGAAGGCTTCGAACTCTCGATCTCGCGCCCGCGCGTGCTGTTCAAGACCGACGAAGCCACCGGCGAACGGCTGGAGCCGCAAGAAGAAGTCGTCATCGACGTTGACGAAGAATATGCGGGCGTCGTCGTCGAAAAGCTCGGCACCCGGCGCGGCGAAATGACCGAAATGCGCCCCAGCGGCGGCGGCAAGACCCGTATGGTCTTCCTGGTCCCGTCGCGCGGCCTGATCGGCTATCAGGGCGAATTCCTGACCGATACGCGCGGCACCGGCATTATGGCCAAGCTGTTCCATTCCTATGTGCCGCACAAAGGCCCGATGCCGGAACGCCGCAACGGCGTGCTGATCTCCAACGGCCAAGGGTCGGCCGTCGCTTACGCGCTGTGGAACCTCGAAGATCGCGGCCCGATGTTCATTGATCCGGGCGTCGATATCTACGAAGGCATGATCATCGGCGAACACACCCGCGATAACGATCTGGAAGTGAACGCCCTGCGCGCCAAGCAGCTCACCAACGTGCGCGCCTCGGGCAAGGACGAAGCCGTCCGCCTCACCCCGCCGCGTCTGATGAGCCTGGAACAGGCGATCAGCTATATTTCGTCGGACGAACTGGTGGAAGTGACCCCGAAAGCCATCCGCCTGCGCAAGAAGCTGCTGGACCCCAACGACCGCAAGCGCGCGGCCAAGCAAAAGGAAGACGCATAG